The following are encoded together in the Macadamia integrifolia cultivar HAES 741 chromosome 10, SCU_Mint_v3, whole genome shotgun sequence genome:
- the LOC122092265 gene encoding repetitive proline-rich cell wall protein 2-like: MEKPPTPVSKPPPVEKPPVYKPHPIEKPPVENKPPTPVYKPPPAEKPAPEQKPPTPVYNPPKVEKPPPKDKPVLTIPSLADYQKQASSLYGKPPSPEYKPPPVKKPPPPEYKPPSSTPVYEKPPPMIKSPPPEQKPPKEERLATIQTEASFHGEATSACL; encoded by the exons ATGGAGAAACCACCCACTCCTGTCTCCAAGCCTCCTCCGGTGGAGAAGCCACCAGTATACAAGCCTCATCCAATAGAGAAACCACCAGTAGAAAACAAACCACCCACTCCTGTCTACAAGCCTCCTCCGGCAGAGAAGCCAGCACCAGAGCAGAAGCCACCAACACCTGTGTACAATCCCCCAAAAGTGGAGAAACCACCACCTAAAGACAAGCCAG TTCTCACTATTCCCTCCTTAGCCGATTATCAGAAGCAGGCTTCTTCTCTATATGGAAAACCACCTTCACCTGAGTACAAGCCTCCTCCAGTGAAGAAGCCGCCACCACCAGAGTACAAGCCGCCAAGCAGTACTCCTGTTTATGAGAAGCCTCCACCAATGATTAAATCACCACCACCAGAACAGAAACCACCAAAGGAAGAGAGGCTGGCCACCATCCAAACAGAAGCCTCCTTCCATGGAGAAGCCACTAGTGCCTGTTTATAA